One Streptomyces sp. RPA4-2 genomic window carries:
- a CDS encoding UPF0182 family protein encodes MPDRGGGPTGPRMRVGRPSRRVRTLLMTLGVLAVLAMAFVMFAGFWTDWLWYRSVHYSSVFTTTLWTKIGLFFVFGLLMAAAVGVNIWLAHRLRPPLSAMSMEQQSLDRYRMGIAPYKRWLLFGITALVGLIAGASASGQWRTWLMWVNGVPFDQKDPQFHLDVSFYAFDLPWYRFLLGFGFAAAVLSLIAAALTHYLYGGLRITSPGARATAAATGHLSVLLGVFVALKAVAYWLDRYGLAVKSSDFKATGNWTGLRYVDANAYLPAKTILFCIAVICALLFFATLWRRTWQLPVIGFGLMVLSAILIGGLYPAIVQKFQVQPNEQAKEAPYVEKNLKATREAYGIDGTQVSEYAGTSDTKDKTKLRDDADSTASIRIMDPNIVSPTFQQLQQMRNYYAFPTNLDVDRYTKDGKDQDTVIGLRELNLNGIPKNNWINDHFRYTHGYGVVAAKGTTATAGGRPVFTESDLPSKGDLGTYEQRVYYGEKTTQYSIVGGPQKEIDYSDDSGEKTTSYKGGSGVSLSSPVNRAAYAVAFGEPQILYSGAIGEGSRILYNRTPKDRVEAVAPWLTIDGDAYPAVVDGRIQWIVDAYTTTNGYPYASRTTLGDTTADSLTATNNQRAVVAQQNRVNYIRNSVKATVDAYTGDVKLYQWDTKDPVLKTWMKAFPHTVKSKKDISPSLMAHLRYPQDLFKVQRELLTRYHVKDAQTFLSGSEVWQVPDDPSNKSGNAVPPYYLSMKMPDQQAQAFSLTTTFTPNGRDNLSAFMSVNAEAGTSDYGKIRILKLPTSEPVDGPKQVQSQFNSEQTIAESIRLLSGGASEVEYGNLLTIPLDGGLLYVEPVYVRGGGLKYPLLRKVLVTYGGNTAFEDTLDQALNKVFGADVTTTPPGDTGTTKPPTSSNPTVQQALEDAQKAFTQGQEALKKGDWTAYGQAQKDLQDALKRAEDAQSAAGKPSGGSKSGDKGSDKNGSPSGSPSGTPSSDGSSGSS; translated from the coding sequence ATGCCGGACCGCGGCGGAGGCCCGACGGGGCCACGGATGAGAGTGGGCCGCCCCTCCCGGCGTGTCCGGACCCTGCTCATGACATTGGGCGTGCTGGCCGTGCTGGCCATGGCCTTCGTCATGTTCGCGGGGTTCTGGACGGACTGGCTCTGGTACCGGTCGGTCCACTACTCGTCCGTCTTCACGACGACCCTGTGGACCAAGATCGGACTCTTCTTCGTCTTCGGCCTGCTCATGGCGGCCGCGGTGGGGGTGAACATCTGGCTGGCACACCGGCTGCGGCCGCCACTGAGCGCCATGTCGATGGAGCAGCAGAGCCTCGACCGCTACCGGATGGGCATCGCGCCGTACAAGAGGTGGCTGCTGTTCGGCATCACCGCCCTGGTGGGGCTGATCGCGGGCGCGTCCGCGTCCGGCCAGTGGCGCACCTGGCTGATGTGGGTGAACGGAGTCCCCTTCGACCAGAAGGACCCCCAGTTCCACCTCGACGTCTCCTTCTACGCCTTCGACCTGCCCTGGTACCGGTTCCTCCTCGGTTTCGGCTTCGCCGCCGCCGTGCTGTCGCTGATCGCCGCCGCGCTCACGCACTACCTCTACGGAGGGCTGCGGATCACCAGCCCGGGGGCGCGCGCCACGGCGGCGGCCACCGGCCACCTCTCGGTGCTCCTCGGCGTCTTCGTCGCGCTGAAGGCGGTCGCCTACTGGCTCGACCGGTACGGACTCGCCGTGAAGTCCAGCGACTTCAAGGCGACCGGGAACTGGACCGGCCTCAGGTACGTCGACGCCAACGCCTATCTGCCCGCCAAGACGATCCTCTTCTGCATCGCCGTCATCTGCGCACTGCTGTTCTTCGCCACCCTGTGGCGGCGCACCTGGCAGCTGCCCGTGATCGGCTTCGGCCTGATGGTGCTCTCCGCGATCCTCATCGGCGGCCTGTACCCGGCGATCGTCCAGAAGTTCCAGGTCCAGCCGAACGAGCAGGCCAAGGAAGCGCCGTACGTCGAGAAGAACCTGAAGGCGACGCGCGAGGCCTACGGCATCGACGGCACTCAGGTCTCGGAGTACGCGGGCACGAGCGACACCAAGGACAAGACCAAGCTGCGCGATGACGCCGACTCCACGGCGAGCATCCGGATCATGGACCCGAACATCGTCTCCCCGACGTTCCAGCAGCTGCAGCAGATGAGGAACTACTACGCGTTCCCGACCAACCTGGACGTCGACCGCTACACCAAGGACGGCAAGGACCAGGACACGGTCATCGGGCTGCGTGAGCTGAACCTCAACGGCATCCCGAAGAACAACTGGATCAACGACCACTTCCGCTACACGCACGGCTACGGCGTGGTCGCCGCCAAGGGCACCACGGCGACCGCCGGCGGCCGGCCGGTCTTCACCGAGTCCGACCTGCCGTCCAAGGGCGACCTCGGGACGTACGAGCAGCGCGTCTACTACGGCGAGAAGACCACCCAGTACTCCATCGTCGGCGGTCCCCAGAAGGAGATCGACTACTCCGACGACAGCGGGGAGAAGACGACCAGCTACAAGGGCGGCAGCGGCGTCAGCCTCTCCAGCCCGGTCAACCGGGCCGCGTACGCGGTGGCGTTCGGTGAGCCGCAGATCCTCTACTCCGGCGCGATCGGCGAGGGATCCCGGATCCTCTACAACCGCACCCCCAAGGACCGCGTCGAGGCGGTGGCGCCCTGGCTGACCATCGACGGCGACGCCTACCCGGCCGTGGTCGACGGCAGGATCCAGTGGATCGTCGACGCGTACACCACGACCAACGGCTATCCGTACGCCTCCCGCACCACCCTCGGTGACACGACGGCCGACTCGCTCACGGCGACCAACAACCAGCGCGCGGTGGTGGCCCAGCAGAACCGGGTCAACTACATCCGCAACTCGGTGAAGGCGACCGTCGACGCGTACACCGGTGACGTCAAGCTCTACCAGTGGGACACCAAGGACCCGGTCCTCAAGACCTGGATGAAGGCGTTCCCGCACACGGTGAAGTCGAAGAAGGACATCTCGCCCTCGCTGATGGCCCATCTCCGGTACCCGCAGGACCTGTTCAAGGTCCAGCGCGAACTGCTCACCCGCTACCACGTGAAGGACGCGCAGACGTTCCTCAGCGGCAGCGAGGTGTGGCAGGTCCCCGACGACCCGAGCAACAAGTCGGGCAACGCGGTGCCGCCGTACTACCTGAGCATGAAGATGCCCGACCAGCAGGCACAGGCGTTCTCGCTGACGACGACGTTCACGCCGAACGGCCGGGACAACCTGAGCGCCTTCATGTCGGTCAACGCCGAAGCGGGCACCAGCGACTACGGCAAGATCAGAATCCTGAAACTGCCGACGAGCGAACCCGTCGACGGACCCAAACAGGTCCAGAGCCAGTTCAACTCCGAACAGACCATCGCCGAGTCCATCAGACTTCTCAGCGGCGGCGCCTCGGAGGTCGAGTACGGAAACCTGCTGACGATTCCGCTCGACGGAGGACTGCTCTACGTGGAGCCCGTCTACGTACGGGGTGGTGGACTCAAGTACCCACTGCTGCGCAAGGTGCTGGTGACCTACGGAGGCAACACCGCCTTCGAGGACACGCTCGACCAGGCCCTCAACAAGGTGTTCGGGGCGGACGTCACGACCACCCCACCGGGCGACACGGGCACCACGAAGCCACCGACATCGAGCAACCCCACGGTCCAGCAGGCGCTCGAGGACGCCCAGAAGGCCTTCACCCAGGGCCAGGAAGCCCTCAAGAAGGGCGACTGGACGGCGTACGGTCAGGCGCAGAAGGACCTTCAGGACGCTCTGAAGCGGGCTGAGGACGCCCAGAGCGCGGCCGGCAAGCCCAGCGGCGGCAGCAAGAGCGGCGACAAGGGCAGCGACAAGAACGGCAGCCCGAGCGGCAGCCCGAGTGGCACTCCCAGCAGCGACGGGAGCTCCGGAAGCAGCTGA
- a CDS encoding sel1 repeat family protein: MDVMGDKATLLETGRFVQPSDRDETGEAAEEARQRLAAESGDVEAMSVLGAMLLRRGDLDAAEPQLRAATAAGDRAAANNLGVLLHQRGYTDDAAGWWRIAAVAGSAAAAHALGRYHRERGDEPAAEYWLRQSAEQGHALGAYALADLLEHRGDVGAEQWMRAAAERGHREAAYRLARTLDRKAVDAGERGSDNGVIGVMGVIGAAGEEAEQWYRQAAARGHRRAALHLGAILEKRGELKEAGRWYLTSAKDGEARAACALGFLLRDAGDTESAAVWWLRAAQEGDGNAANALGALHAERGETQTAERWYRAAMDAGDTNGAYNLALLCAEQGRTAQAEQWYRQAAYAGHREAANALAVLLLQVGDAAGAEPWFSKAAEAGSVDAAFNLGILHAGRGTAADDAAALRWYERAAADGHTEAALQVGIARLRDGDEGTAERHLRRAAGGGSAEAAYRLASVLDARRPPAPAHELGEPAHEKSECEEWYERAASQGHRRAQVRVGMLAAARGDVVDAARWYREAAEAGSRNGAFNLGLLLAREGSEPEAALWWARAADAGHGRAALRLALVCARRGELAEGQRWADRAVSLGPAEVSERAARLRDALREELSA, from the coding sequence ATGGACGTTATGGGGGACAAGGCAACTCTGTTGGAGACAGGGCGTTTTGTGCAGCCTTCGGACCGGGACGAAACCGGCGAGGCGGCAGAAGAGGCACGTCAGCGGCTCGCCGCCGAATCCGGCGACGTCGAGGCGATGAGCGTCCTCGGAGCGATGCTGCTGCGCCGCGGCGATCTCGACGCGGCCGAGCCCCAGCTGCGCGCCGCCACCGCCGCGGGCGACCGTGCGGCCGCCAACAACCTGGGTGTCCTCCTGCACCAGCGCGGATACACCGACGACGCCGCGGGATGGTGGCGGATCGCCGCCGTCGCGGGTTCCGCCGCCGCCGCGCACGCCCTCGGCCGCTACCACCGCGAGCGGGGCGACGAACCCGCCGCCGAGTACTGGCTGCGCCAGTCCGCCGAGCAGGGCCATGCCCTCGGGGCGTACGCGCTCGCCGACCTGCTGGAGCACCGTGGTGACGTCGGCGCCGAGCAGTGGATGCGGGCGGCCGCCGAGCGCGGGCACCGTGAGGCCGCGTACCGCCTCGCACGCACGCTCGACCGCAAGGCCGTGGACGCGGGCGAAAGGGGCTCCGACAACGGTGTCATCGGTGTGATGGGCGTCATCGGGGCCGCGGGTGAAGAGGCCGAGCAGTGGTACCGGCAGGCCGCCGCGCGTGGGCACCGGCGGGCCGCGCTGCACCTCGGGGCCATCCTGGAGAAGCGCGGCGAGCTCAAGGAGGCCGGCCGCTGGTACCTGACGTCCGCCAAGGACGGCGAGGCGCGGGCCGCCTGCGCGCTCGGATTCCTGCTGCGCGACGCCGGCGACACCGAGAGCGCCGCCGTGTGGTGGCTGCGCGCCGCGCAGGAGGGCGACGGCAACGCCGCGAACGCGCTCGGCGCGCTGCACGCCGAGCGGGGCGAGACCCAGACCGCCGAGCGGTGGTACCGGGCCGCGATGGACGCGGGCGACACCAACGGCGCCTACAACCTCGCGCTGCTCTGCGCCGAGCAGGGACGGACCGCGCAGGCCGAGCAGTGGTACCGGCAGGCCGCGTACGCCGGCCACCGGGAGGCGGCGAACGCCCTGGCTGTCCTGCTGCTCCAGGTCGGGGACGCGGCCGGCGCCGAGCCGTGGTTCTCCAAGGCGGCGGAGGCCGGCAGCGTCGACGCCGCGTTCAATCTCGGGATCCTGCACGCCGGACGGGGCACCGCGGCCGACGACGCCGCGGCGCTGCGGTGGTACGAGCGTGCCGCCGCCGACGGGCACACGGAGGCCGCGCTCCAGGTCGGCATCGCACGGCTGCGGGACGGGGACGAAGGCACGGCGGAGCGGCATCTGCGCCGCGCGGCGGGAGGCGGCAGCGCCGAGGCCGCGTACCGGCTGGCCTCGGTGCTCGACGCACGGCGGCCACCCGCGCCGGCGCACGAGCTGGGGGAGCCCGCACACGAGAAGAGCGAGTGCGAGGAGTGGTACGAGCGGGCGGCGTCCCAGGGCCACCGGCGGGCGCAGGTGCGGGTGGGCATGCTCGCGGCGGCGCGCGGGGACGTGGTCGACGCGGCGCGCTGGTACCGCGAGGCCGCGGAGGCCGGGTCACGGAACGGGGCGTTCAATCTCGGGCTGCTGCTCGCCCGGGAGGGGAGCGAGCCGGAGGCGGCGCTGTGGTGGGCCCGTGCGGCGGACGCGGGGCACGGGCGGGCGGCGTTGCGGCTCGCCCTCGTCTGCGCGCGGCGGGGGGAGCTGGCCGAGGGGCAGCGGTGGGCGGACCGGGCGGTTTCGCTGGGGCCGGCGGAGGTGTCGGAGCGGGCGGCGCGGTTGCGGGACGCGTTGCGGGAGGAGTTGTCGGCGTGA
- a CDS encoding Fur family transcriptional regulator, translating into MSDLLERLRGRGWRMTAQRRVVAEVLDGDHVHLTADEVHARAVAKLPEISRATVYNTLGELVSLGEVLEVATNKRAKRYDPNAHRPHHHLVCARCGAIRDVHPGGNPLADLPDSERFGFAVSNVEVTYRGVCPNCAAA; encoded by the coding sequence ATGAGTGACCTGTTGGAACGCCTGCGCGGACGCGGCTGGCGCATGACCGCACAGCGGCGTGTCGTGGCCGAGGTGCTCGACGGCGATCACGTCCACCTGACGGCCGACGAGGTGCACGCGCGCGCCGTCGCCAAGCTGCCGGAGATCTCCCGGGCGACCGTCTACAACACGCTGGGTGAGCTGGTCTCGCTCGGCGAGGTGCTGGAAGTCGCCACGAACAAGCGCGCGAAGCGCTACGACCCGAACGCGCACCGTCCGCACCACCATCTGGTCTGCGCCCGGTGCGGTGCGATCCGCGACGTCCACCCGGGCGGCAACCCGCTGGCGGACCTTCCGGACTCGGAGCGCTTCGGCTTCGCGGTCTCGAACGTCGAGGTGACGTACCGCGGCGTGTGCCCGAACTGCGCGGCGGCCTGA
- a CDS encoding catalase, producing MTQEAHVTQGPLTTEAGAPVADNQNSETAGVGGPVLVQDQLLLEKLAHFNRERIPERVVHARGAAAYGTFTLTRDVSRWTRAKFLSEVGKQTETFLRFSTVAGNLGSADAVRDPRGFALKFYTEEGNYDLVGNNTPVFFIKDAIKFPDFIHTQKRDPYTGSQEADNVWDFWGLSPESTHQVTWLFGDRGIPASYRHLNGYGSHTYQWNNEAGEVFWVKYHFKTDQGIKNLTTEEAVRLSGVDPDSHQRDLREAIERGDFPSWTVQIQVMPADEAADYRFNPFDLTKVWPHEDYPPIEIGRLELNRNPENVFAEVEQSIFSPAHFVPGIGPSPDKMLQGRLFAYGDAHRYRVGVNADHLPVNRPRATEARTHSRDGSLYDGRHGGAKNYEPNSFGGPFQTDRPLWQPTAGFTAGTGSHEAPVHSEDTDFVQAGDLYRLMSEDERGRLIENLAGFISKVSRDEIAERAIANFRQADGDFGKRLEAAVQALRG from the coding sequence ATGACGCAGGAGGCGCACGTGACGCAGGGACCGCTTACGACGGAGGCCGGCGCGCCGGTGGCCGACAACCAGAACAGCGAGACCGCGGGCGTCGGTGGCCCTGTGCTCGTCCAGGACCAGCTGCTGCTGGAGAAGCTCGCCCACTTCAACCGCGAGCGCATCCCGGAGCGTGTCGTGCACGCCCGTGGCGCCGCCGCGTACGGCACCTTCACGCTCACCCGTGACGTGTCGCGGTGGACACGCGCGAAGTTCCTCTCCGAGGTCGGCAAGCAGACCGAGACGTTTCTGCGCTTCTCGACGGTGGCCGGAAACCTCGGCTCCGCGGACGCGGTCCGTGACCCCCGCGGCTTCGCGCTGAAGTTCTACACCGAAGAGGGCAACTACGACCTCGTCGGCAACAACACCCCGGTGTTCTTCATCAAGGACGCCATCAAGTTCCCCGACTTCATCCACACGCAGAAGCGCGACCCGTACACCGGTTCGCAGGAGGCCGACAACGTGTGGGACTTCTGGGGGCTGTCCCCCGAGTCCACCCACCAGGTGACCTGGCTCTTCGGTGACCGCGGCATCCCGGCCTCCTACCGCCACCTCAACGGGTACGGCTCGCACACGTACCAGTGGAACAACGAGGCCGGCGAGGTCTTCTGGGTCAAGTACCACTTCAAGACCGACCAGGGCATCAAGAACTTGACCACCGAGGAGGCCGTCCGTCTCTCCGGCGTCGACCCCGACTCCCACCAGCGCGACCTGCGCGAGGCCATCGAGCGCGGCGACTTCCCGTCCTGGACCGTGCAGATCCAGGTCATGCCGGCGGACGAGGCGGCGGACTACCGCTTCAACCCGTTCGACCTCACCAAGGTGTGGCCGCACGAGGACTACCCGCCGATCGAGATCGGCAGGCTGGAACTCAACCGCAACCCGGAGAACGTCTTCGCCGAGGTGGAGCAGTCGATCTTCTCGCCCGCGCACTTCGTGCCGGGCATCGGTCCCTCGCCGGACAAGATGCTCCAGGGGCGCCTCTTCGCCTACGGTGACGCGCACCGCTACCGCGTCGGCGTCAACGCCGACCACCTGCCGGTGAACCGTCCGCGCGCCACCGAGGCGCGTACCCACTCCCGTGACGGCTCCCTGTACGACGGCCGGCACGGGGGTGCCAAGAACTACGAGCCGAACAGCTTCGGCGGCCCGTTCCAGACGGACCGCCCGCTGTGGCAGCCGACCGCGGGCTTCACCGCGGGCACCGGCAGCCATGAGGCCCCGGTCCACTCCGAGGACACCGACTTCGTACAGGCCGGTGACCTCTACCGGCTGATGTCCGAGGACGAGCGGGGCCGTCTGATCGAGAACCTGGCGGGCTTCATTTCCAAGGTGTCCCGTGACGAGATCGCCGAGCGTGCGATCGCCAACTTCCGTCAGGCCGACGGAGACTTCGGCAAGCGGCTGGAGGCCGCGGTCCAGGCCCTGCGCGGCTGA